The Cryptomeria japonica chromosome 9, Sugi_1.0, whole genome shotgun sequence DNA segment TAGAGAAAATATTGTGCACGTATTATATCTTAAAAATGATTTATGAATGGAAATTTCATACACCTTTTTTTTCCTTATAATTATCTAAGATAACATTGAATTATCTTACATAAACAGGTAATTCCCCTCTAGTTGAAGATCATTACATTTTGGCATGGAGATTTACAACtgaaacaaacaaggctccaaATTTAGATATCTTGCATCTCCCCTCCTTTCATGTAAAAAGTTGCAAATTTTACACTAATGCAAAGTTCGTATCCACCACTATAATATGCTCAACAACTCTCATCCTGGGACTCATTTCAGGCACATTTTATTGGCTTAAAAAAATGGAATACATTAAATTCCATGAAAAATGGGAGCTCCAATATTGGCCACACAGATTTGGTTACAGGGAACTCAAACTTGCTACAAAGGTAAGAATGAATGGAAGGAAAAGTTGATAATCGACAAATGTTTTCAGCTTAACTTCCATTTGCCTAACACAATACAAGCatatcatttgatgttcaaaaacaTGCTTTCACTGAAACTTCTGAAAGATTTGGTTTTTTTTACCGTTGTGTTTTATTGCAGGGTTTCAGGGATGACAATTTTCTGGGCTGTGGGCGCTCTGGGTGTGTATACAAGGGGACTCTGCCTTCCGGCGAAGAAGTCGCCGTGAAATGTATCACAAAAGACTGCACAGAAGGAAATGAGGAATTCATGGCAGAAATCTCCAGCCTTGGGCGTCTGCAGCACCGCAACCTGGTACGCCTCAGGGGCTGGTGCAGAAAAAACAAGCGCCTCTTCATCGTCTATGACCACATATCCAACGGAAGCCTTGACAGAAATCTGCTCAGTCCGGAATTTAATCTTACATGGCCTCAGAGACACAAAATTCTCACAGATGTAGCAACCGAGCTCCTTTACTTACACGAGAAGTGGGAAAAAAGAGTGGTGCACAGAGACATTAAGCCCAGCAATATATTACTGGACCATGATCTGAATGGCCGAGTGGGGGACTTTGCTCTGGCAAGGTTATATGATCAGAGTGAAGACCCCTAAACTATTCATGTGGTGGGCACGCTGGGGTACATTGCGTCTGAGCTTATACAGTCTAGTAAGGCTTCTCCTTCCATAGACGTGTTCAGCTTTGGGGCTCTTATGCTAGAGGTTGCCTGCGAAAGGAAGCCTGTAGATGCCCAAGGTGTGATTTTGGTTCAGTGGGTTTGGGATTTATATGCAAATCAAAGGTTACTGGAAGCCGTTGATCAAAGGCTTGGGGGGGATTATGATAAGGGCGAGGCTGAGATTGTGCTTGTATTAGGGCTTGTGTGTTCAAACCCTGACCCACAAGAGAGGCCCAGCATAAAACAGGTTTTGTAGATTCTTTGCGGTGAGGGTACTTTGCCTGTGGATCTTCCTGTGTCCTCAGCTATTAAGAATTCTTACATCGACATTGCAGAGTTGAATTCGTTTGCTGCTACGTCTGAATGACGCAGTTGGGGTTCTTTCTTCCATCTATTCTACATTCGTCCACAGCAAATGTCTTAACTTCTTCAGTGTACAGTTGcaaacataatttattttttaacaGTCATAATAATATATGACCagcaatgaattttttatttttatttaaggggtaaatgcttttgacctgaagctatgaactagtgaggccacaaacgggggacttcatccccacacttcacttgttcaaatctgcGAGCACAACGACCCAACGAAGGCACAAGGCTTTGCGAGCACAAAGACCTAGcatggatttgaaccttggtggccgcttcaccaacgaagtgttttaaccgtagcactacatgtccgaagaccaCCAATGAAATTTAAAAAGTATTATGTAATGTAAATATTTTTTGAATCTAATGTCTTTGTAAGCTTTAATCTACAAACATTTTATGAAGATTAGAAATATGTTTTTGTTGTCGAATAAAGAAGATCTTTCGAAGCTTCTGCCTACAAAGCTAGAAATTAAAATTTGATGGGTAAAAGTGAATAGATCACCTTTGTCACAATTCTCATCAGATATCTAGATGGTTTGGATTCGTGACGGTTATATGAGTAAATGAAATTTGAACTTCTAAAATCCATCAAACATCTATTATAATGCATTTGTAATGTATAAAGAATAATGATGTTTTGGTACATTCTAGGGGTTGGATAGCTGAACTTCCAATTTATGATAGTTATCAAATCCATGACGCTTAATACATTAGAGGTATCTATTGTTGTTTTGAAATGCCTATGTGTAACACATGTTTGTAGCTTGCATGCTATGTTCCAAATCAAATTACATTCGACATTGCATAGGTTAGATCTAAGTATGAGTGATATTGATGTATATTTATGGGGTTGTTAATTTTGCTTGTGTATGTTAGGTAGTTTTATAAGGATGAAGCATTTTCCACCTATTTCTCACCCTATTCCACTATCATATCACTATCTCCATCCATGGCATCCTTCTCTTTCTACAAGATGAGCAACTCATCTAAAATAAGTAATTAAATCCAATCTCCAATCTTGGGTTCCAAAATATATGCTTAGATAcatctccttttctttttctttaactAGTATAGAAGATTGTGTAAAGGTAGACACATTATAGAGTATGTTGCAAGTGCTTACCTTGTTCATTATTGGAGATATGATTATTGTGCATTAAAAAAAAGGAATAACAAATTAGCATAATGTCTTGATATGTATCCATGCATCTCTAGAGGTATGCTCTTAAATCCGAGGATCCTCTCAATGGATTTAATTTATAGGCTTTAAGTGTTGCAAACTCCAAGTCACTTTGAGAATTTTATTTTTCCCTTTTGAAAAATCGTATAACCTTTATAGTGTTTCGAGGCTTTCAAGAGAGCATGTACTCGTGTGactacctttaaaaaaaaaaatattgccatGTTGGTTGTCAATCATCTCAATGCTTGATTCTATGCATCAATATTGGACACTGTAGTAGAGTATTGTGTAATTTAATTGATCAAAATGCTTTCATCTATGACATCCTTTTAAGATCTCTAGAGTACCCACAAAAATAGGTATAtactttatttattttgttttgtaataataGTTCGAATAATTAGTTTTTAGGGGTCTTTTATAGATTTGTAATACCATAACCTCTTCTTTTTTTGGATGGTTTGCCTTTTACCTATAATGCCTTGCTTACCATTGAGTTTTTACTCTATTTATTAACAAATTTGttgtaaaacaaatcaaattaGAAACACTATTTGATTATATTTTAGTGTCTAATGATACCATTCTATCTCCTTTTAGGGTGAAATGACAACATTTGGCTAGGTTGAGGAAAAGCAAGAGGTGAAGTCTATTACAAGTAAATAATGTTTCATCATGTTGAGAAAGGTAATATTTTCTAAAAATAATTGTACTAATGGTTCTAGCACCTTATGGTAATCCAAGATGAGCaaataattgttttttatattctctCGGCATGGAATCTTTAAATAACTATTTTGGAAGGTAATCTACACATTGTCTTAAATTATAAATATCCACAACCTCACTCTTCATAACATTAGATTGTAACTCACTTCTAATTATGCTTCTACAAAGATTATGTTTTGTCACAAGTCCAAGAGACAAAATATAAAGCAAGAACCAAGACTAGTTTTGACATCACATTTTATATAATACTTTTCAAGCCTCTAAAACTCGTATTTACAAATGACACTTTCAATCAATATGAAAACAAGAAATTAATTAGAAGATAGATATAAATTCAAATATATAATCCATACAATATTCAATCTTATACCAATAAAAAAATCCAACCTTATTAATAAAACATTTTACCAATCACTAATTACtttctaataaattataaatataacaATTTGTTATCTGAATGCATTCTTTTTCACATTATAATCAATTAAATACTGGCATATTTGCTGCTGTACAAGACAATTCTATGATAAAATCCAGTAACTAGAGTAGATATAATTGCATCTTTTCCATCTTTTTCAAAAAGCAAATACAAACAATGGATTTAGCTTGTAGGAAGGACTTTAACTGCCCTGCCAGGTGTATAGTTTTAACAGAGTCCTGTCTTTTTTACTGTAGCGTCTCAAATATGTCAAATTCAGCATAGCAAGTGGTAGATGTCTTTATAAAAGGCGATCCACATTGTTCAAAGCCGAGGGTACATGAAGATCCAAAGGCAAAGCAGCCTCACCGCAAAGAATCTGCAACACCTGTTTTATGCTAGGCCTCTCCTGTGGGTCAGGGTTTGAACACACAAGCCCTAATACAAGCACAATCTCAGCCTCGCCATTATCATAATTTCCCCCAAGCCTCTGATCTACAACATCCAGCAGCCTTTTATTTGCATATAAATCCCAAACCCACTGAACCAAAATCAGACCTTGGGCATCTACAGGCTTCCTTCCGCAGGCAACCTCCAGCATAAGAGCCCCAAAGCTGAACACATCTGTGGAAGGAGAAGCCTTAACAGAATGTATAAGTTCAGGTGCAATGTACCCCAGCGTGCCTACCACATGAGTAGTTTGGGGTTTTTCACTGTGGTCATATAATCTTGCCAGCCCAAAGTCCCCCAGTCGGCCGTTCTGATCATGGTCCAATAATACATTGCTGGATTTAATGTCTCTGTGGACTACACATTTTTCCCAATGCTCGTGTAAGTAGAGCAGCCCGACGGCTACATCTGTGAGAATTTTGTATCTCTGAGGCCATGTATGATTCAATTCTGGACTGAACAGATTGCTGTCAAGGCTTCCGTTGGACATGTAGTCGTAGACGATGAAGAGTTGCTTGTTTTTTCTGCACCACCCCATGATAGGTACCAGGTTCCGGTGCTGCAGCCGCCCAAGGCTGGAGATTTCTGCAACGAATTCCTTCATTCCTTCTGTGCAGTCTTTCATGATGCATTTCACGACGACTTTATGGCCGGAGGGCAGAGTGCCCCTGTATACGCACCCAAAACCCCCATAGCCCAGAAGATTGTCGTCCCTGAAGCTCTGAAATAAACCACA contains these protein-coding regions:
- the LOC131858192 gene encoding putative L-type lectin-domain containing receptor kinase V.6, which codes for MEYIKFHEKWELQYWPHRFGYRELKLATKGFRDDNFLGCGRSGCVYKGTLPSGEEVAVKCITKDCTEGNEEFMAEISSLGRLQHRNLVRLRGWCRKNKRLFIVYDHISNGSLDRNLLSPEFNLTWPQRHKILTDVATELLYLHEKWEKRVVHRDIKPSNILLDHDLNGRVGDFALARLYDQSEDP